From the genome of Halomonas sp. 1513, one region includes:
- a CDS encoding thiol reductant ABC exporter subunit CydD — MQQDDTPLTPRLWLQRLARPQRRLTGLAIAAGLFAGLATIAQMALLAWWVSALLVGGASVADLTAVAAALIAVLLLRAGAQWGQDVAGQEASLRIRQAARRELLAHVEALGPIRLGGRHSAALGSQLVEQVEALDGYFARFLPQLRLAVAIPALIAVLVLWLDWLAALFLLLAAPMIPLFMALVGIGAERLNRRQFAAVSRLSGHFLDRVRGITTLQLFNRADQATAEVHAAADDYRRLSMRTLRLAFLSSAVLEFFAAVAIAVLAIYIGFGLLGYIDYGPSPQLTLFSGLLILLLAPEFFQPLRTLSQHYHDRAAALGAADALVALLNLPSPKGDARRQPSDDQSGVSLDGASVSFAGRGRVLGPLALTIAPGECVALVGPSGAGKSTLLQLIAGFVDSDGGRVKAPCGEIAWMDQRPLLIHGSLADNLRLASPQASDADIERALEQAGLGELLAALPEGIDTRLGERGAGLSGGQAQRLALARVFLSPASLVLLDEPTASLDDDTEAAVILALQTLRREGRTLVLATHHPALMAMADRVVRLVDGRLDEEVRP, encoded by the coding sequence ATGCAGCAAGACGATACGCCGCTGACACCGCGGCTGTGGCTGCAGCGCCTGGCAAGGCCGCAGCGACGGCTGACGGGGCTCGCCATCGCCGCGGGACTGTTCGCGGGGCTGGCCACCATCGCCCAGATGGCGCTACTGGCATGGTGGGTCAGTGCGCTGCTGGTCGGCGGTGCCAGCGTGGCGGATCTGACCGCGGTGGCCGCGGCGCTGATTGCCGTGCTGCTGCTGCGCGCTGGCGCCCAGTGGGGGCAGGACGTGGCCGGCCAGGAAGCCAGCCTGCGGATTCGACAGGCGGCGCGGCGGGAGCTGCTGGCACACGTCGAGGCGCTGGGGCCTATACGCCTCGGCGGACGCCACAGCGCTGCCCTGGGGAGCCAGCTGGTCGAGCAGGTCGAGGCGCTGGACGGCTACTTTGCGCGCTTCCTGCCGCAGCTGCGCCTGGCCGTGGCGATCCCCGCGCTGATTGCCGTGCTGGTGCTGTGGCTCGACTGGCTGGCGGCGCTGTTCCTGCTGCTGGCGGCGCCCATGATCCCGCTGTTCATGGCGCTGGTGGGGATCGGCGCCGAACGCCTCAATCGACGCCAGTTCGCCGCCGTCAGCCGGCTCTCCGGCCACTTCCTCGACCGCGTACGCGGCATCACCACCCTGCAGCTCTTCAACCGTGCCGACCAGGCCACCGCCGAGGTGCATGCCGCGGCAGATGACTATCGTCGCCTGAGCATGCGTACGCTGCGGCTGGCGTTTCTCTCCTCGGCGGTACTCGAGTTCTTCGCCGCGGTGGCCATTGCGGTGCTGGCGATCTATATCGGCTTCGGTCTGCTCGGCTATATCGACTACGGCCCCTCGCCGCAGCTGACGCTGTTCAGTGGCCTGCTGATCCTGCTGCTGGCGCCGGAGTTCTTCCAGCCGCTGCGCACTCTGTCCCAGCACTACCACGACCGAGCCGCGGCGCTGGGTGCCGCCGATGCGCTGGTGGCGCTGCTCAATCTGCCTTCGCCGAAAGGCGACGCCCGGCGCCAGCCAAGCGACGACCAGTCGGGGGTGTCGCTGGATGGGGCGAGCGTCAGCTTTGCCGGTCGCGGGCGGGTGCTGGGGCCGTTGGCTCTCACCATCGCGCCCGGCGAGTGCGTGGCGCTGGTGGGTCCCTCTGGCGCCGGCAAGTCGACGCTGCTGCAGCTGATCGCCGGCTTCGTGGATAGCGATGGCGGTCGGGTGAAGGCGCCCTGCGGCGAGATCGCCTGGATGGATCAGCGCCCGCTGCTGATCCACGGCAGCCTGGCCGACAACCTGCGCCTGGCGTCGCCGCAGGCAAGCGACGCGGATATCGAGCGCGCGCTCGAGCAGGCCGGGCTCGGCGAGTTGCTGGCGGCCCTGCCGGAGGGCATCGATACGCGATTGGGCGAGCGTGGTGCCGGCCTCTCCGGCGGCCAGGCCCAGCGCCTGGCGCTGGCGCGGGTGTTTCTGTCGCCTGCCTCGCTGGTGCTGCTCGACGAGCCCACCGCGAGTCTCGACGACGACACCGAGGCGGCGGTGATCCTGGCCCTGCAAACCCTCAGGCGGGAGGGGAGGACGCTGGTCCTGGCCACCCACCATCCGGCGCTGATGGCGATGGCCGATCGGGTAGTCCGCCTGGTGGATGGCCGGCTCGATGAGGAGGTGCGCCCATGA
- a CDS encoding thiol reductant ABC exporter subunit CydC translates to MSLYRELRPWLKLLGRRRGRLAMGALLMAITAFAGIGLLALSGWFITATALTGMLLAAGVAASLDVYVPGGGIRFFAVTRTVARYLERLYNHDTVLRLLADLRGGMFQVLVRLDGQALSRRRASEWLNRLTADIDTLDSLYLRLLAPPLVALLAILGLTLLIGVFLPLAGMVAGGMLLLLWALLTLGQARLGMAASQRRVAALDRLRSRGIEHVQGLAELSAYASLAAHRSELARQEQRLYDDQRLLGRRAALGNALVGLGIGVTLLAVLWLASLAYARGALSGPLMVMMPLAVLALAETLGLLPTAFTQLGATRAAARRLNAMGAAQAAIADPQQPSNLGSATPCLAFHAVSLHYPGALQPALDGVSLRLAGGQRLALLGASGSGKSSLAQLATRLIDPQAGRVTLDGQPLAELRLREVRGCVGLLTQQGELFDDSLAANLRLGAAQASDQQLWQALATVELDAWAEQAQGLATRVGEGGRQLSGGQARRLCLARLLLAEPRIVILDEPFAGLDAALAERIAARLDHWLAGRSLLLLCHQRDGQPLATLGVSDWTQLAAGRVVASNHAWPR, encoded by the coding sequence ATGAGCCTCTACCGCGAACTGCGCCCCTGGCTCAAGCTGCTGGGCCGGCGGCGCGGACGACTGGCGATGGGCGCGCTGCTGATGGCGATCACCGCCTTCGCCGGCATCGGCCTGCTGGCCCTGTCGGGGTGGTTCATCACCGCCACCGCCTTGACCGGCATGCTGCTGGCGGCCGGGGTGGCGGCGAGTCTCGATGTCTATGTCCCCGGCGGCGGGATACGCTTCTTTGCGGTGACCCGCACCGTGGCCCGCTATCTCGAACGGCTCTATAACCACGATACGGTGCTGCGTCTGCTGGCCGACCTGCGCGGCGGCATGTTCCAGGTGCTGGTGCGGCTCGACGGCCAGGCGCTGTCGAGGCGTCGCGCCAGCGAGTGGTTGAACCGTCTGACCGCCGATATCGATACCCTCGACAGCCTCTATCTGCGACTGCTGGCCCCGCCGCTGGTGGCGCTGCTGGCGATCCTGGGGCTGACGCTGCTGATCGGGGTGTTCCTGCCGCTGGCCGGTATGGTCGCCGGGGGCATGCTATTGCTGCTGTGGGCGCTGCTGACGCTGGGACAGGCGCGCCTGGGCATGGCCGCCAGTCAGCGCCGCGTGGCGGCGCTGGACCGGCTGCGCAGCCGTGGTATTGAGCATGTGCAGGGCCTGGCGGAGCTCAGCGCCTATGCCAGCCTGGCAGCCCATCGCAGCGAGCTGGCGCGGCAGGAGCAGCGGCTGTACGACGACCAGCGCCTGCTGGGACGGCGTGCCGCCCTCGGCAATGCGCTGGTGGGGCTGGGGATCGGCGTGACGCTGCTGGCGGTGCTGTGGTTGGCCAGCCTGGCCTATGCCCGAGGTGCCTTGAGTGGGCCGCTGATGGTGATGATGCCGCTGGCGGTGCTGGCGCTGGCCGAGACCCTGGGCCTGTTGCCGACCGCCTTCACCCAGCTGGGCGCGACCCGCGCCGCGGCCCGGCGCCTCAATGCCATGGGCGCCGCGCAAGCGGCGATTGCCGACCCCCAGCAGCCGTCTAACCTGGGCTCGGCGACCCCGTGCCTCGCGTTCCACGCTGTGTCGCTGCACTACCCCGGGGCGCTGCAGCCGGCGCTCGATGGGGTCTCGCTGCGCCTGGCTGGCGGTCAGCGGTTGGCGCTACTCGGTGCGTCGGGGTCAGGCAAGTCGAGCCTGGCCCAGCTGGCCACCCGGCTGATCGATCCCCAGGCGGGGCGGGTGACTCTAGACGGCCAGCCGCTGGCGGAACTGCGACTGCGCGAGGTGCGAGGGTGCGTCGGGCTGCTGACCCAGCAGGGTGAGCTGTTCGATGACAGCCTGGCCGCCAACCTGCGGCTGGGCGCTGCCCAGGCCAGCGACCAGCAGCTGTGGCAGGCGCTGGCGACGGTCGAGCTGGATGCCTGGGCGGAGCAGGCGCAGGGCCTGGCAACGCGGGTCGGCGAGGGCGGCCGTCAGCTCTCGGGTGGCCAGGCACGTCGCCTGTGCCTGGCGCGGCTGCTGCTGGCCGAGCCGCGCATCGTGATCCTCGACGAGCCCTTCGCCGGGCTCGATGCGGCCCTCGCCGAGCGCATCGCCGCGCGCCTCGACCACTGGCTTGCCGGACGCAGCCTGCTGCTGCTCTGCCACCAGCGCGACGGCCAGCCGCTGGCGACGCTAGGCGTGAGCGACTGGACGCAGTTAGCGGCGGGGCGGGTGGTGGCCTCGAATCACGCTTGGCCTCGATAA
- a CDS encoding adenosine deaminase — protein MQDFITRLPKAELHLHIEGSLEPELMFALAERNGITLPYASVEEVRAAYQFDDLQSFLDLYYQGMSVLRTAEDFFDLAMDYFRRASAEGVVHVELHFDPQAHLARGIQLGVVIEGLARACRLAMRELDLSTALIMAFLRDRPADEAMQVLERAAPYWEMLDAIGLDSAEHGHPPEKFVEVFERARALGIARVAHAGEEGPPAYITQALDLLDVCRIDHGVRCLEDPALVERLRELKMPLTVCPLSNVKLKVVERIDDHPLPQLLDAGLLLTINSDDPAYFGGGMHDNFSACQRAFGWSEATLLGLARNAIEVAFMDDARRAELLARLDALAE, from the coding sequence ATGCAAGACTTCATCACCCGCCTACCCAAGGCCGAACTGCACCTGCATATCGAGGGCTCATTGGAGCCCGAGCTGATGTTTGCCCTCGCCGAGCGCAACGGCATCACGCTGCCCTACGCAAGCGTCGAGGAGGTGCGTGCGGCCTACCAGTTCGATGACCTGCAGTCGTTCCTGGATCTCTACTATCAGGGCATGAGCGTGTTGCGCACCGCCGAGGATTTCTTCGACCTGGCCATGGACTACTTCCGCCGCGCCAGCGCCGAAGGCGTGGTCCACGTTGAGCTGCACTTCGACCCTCAGGCGCACCTGGCGCGGGGCATCCAGCTGGGGGTGGTAATCGAGGGGCTGGCCCGGGCCTGCCGGCTGGCGATGCGCGAGCTCGATCTCAGCACTGCCCTGATCATGGCATTCCTGCGCGACCGCCCGGCCGACGAGGCGATGCAGGTACTCGAGCGCGCCGCCCCTTACTGGGAGATGCTCGACGCGATAGGCCTGGACAGCGCCGAACACGGCCATCCACCGGAGAAGTTCGTCGAGGTCTTCGAGCGCGCCCGGGCGCTGGGTATCGCACGGGTGGCCCACGCCGGCGAGGAGGGGCCGCCGGCCTATATCACTCAGGCGCTGGACCTGCTCGACGTGTGCCGCATCGATCACGGCGTGCGCTGCCTGGAGGACCCGGCGCTGGTGGAGCGGCTGCGTGAGCTAAAGATGCCGCTCACCGTCTGCCCGCTCTCCAACGTCAAACTCAAGGTGGTCGAGCGCATCGACGACCACCCGCTGCCGCAGCTGCTCGACGCGGGCCTGCTGCTGACCATCAACTCCGATGACCCGGCCTATTTCGGCGGCGGCATGCATGACAACTTCAGCGCCTGCCAGCGCGCCTTCGGCTGGTCCGAGGCGACCCTGCTGGGGCTGGCGCGCAATGCCATCGAGGTGGCCTTCATGGACGACGCGCGACGCGCCGAGCTGCTGGCGCGCCTCGACGCCCTCGCTGAGTAA
- a CDS encoding GNAT family N-acetyltransferase, translated as MTVTLVSPQAADRPEWTRLYRGYADYYGVPMTEQTLDTVWDWIQQPDMAFFCRLAKSEDGQAIGLMHYRAMPSPLRGTHIGFLDDLYVDPAHRGSGAVDTMLETLREEARGHGWPFVRWITREQNYRGRAVYDRHATHSDWQTYQLDTQ; from the coding sequence ATGACCGTCACCCTGGTATCCCCCCAGGCCGCCGACCGCCCCGAATGGACGCGCCTCTACCGCGGCTACGCCGACTACTACGGCGTGCCGATGACCGAGCAGACGCTGGACACCGTCTGGGACTGGATTCAGCAGCCGGACATGGCCTTCTTCTGCCGGCTGGCGAAGAGCGAGGACGGACAGGCCATCGGCCTGATGCACTACCGCGCCATGCCGTCGCCGCTGCGCGGCACGCATATCGGCTTCCTTGACGACCTCTATGTCGACCCGGCCCATCGCGGCAGCGGCGCGGTCGACACCATGCTCGAGACGCTACGTGAGGAGGCGCGCGGCCACGGCTGGCCGTTCGTGCGCTGGATCACCCGCGAGCAGAACTATCGCGGTCGCGCCGTATACGACCGCCACGCCACGCACAGCGACTGGCAGACCTATCAGCTCGACACCCAGTAA
- a CDS encoding guanine deaminase, which yields MTNADPSAGRLLRGPVVSFLNDPGEGDTPEPGSLLHLEDGAIWLVDGRIQAIGDYAELAPQLPAGIEQVDYAGKLMMPGFIDSHVHYVQLDIMASYGRQLLDWLNEYTFPEECRFAERAHAENVAEAFLDEQLRVGTTTAQVFCTSHPVSVDTFFAAARRRGLRMLAGKVLMDRHAPEALTDSVESGVRDSERLIGDWHGKDRLGYTLTPRFAPTSSAAQLDTVGGILRTAPDLHLQTHLSENKGEIDWVAELFPDCRDYLGVYERYGLVGPRSTFAHGIHLDQPMRNRLAAAGANIAFCPTSNLFLGSGLFDRLACRDAGLNTTLASDVGGGTDLSGLATLKAAYQVGQLLGQPLTAWQGFYRLTLGNARALHLDTHIGSLRQGKEADIVVLDPAATPLLARRSARTRNLAEQLFALMMLGDDRSVYATWANGECVHQRDAASTP from the coding sequence ATGACCAACGCTGACCCTTCAGCGGGACGCCTGCTGCGTGGACCCGTGGTGAGCTTTCTAAACGACCCCGGTGAAGGCGACACGCCCGAACCCGGCAGCCTGCTGCACCTGGAAGACGGCGCCATCTGGCTGGTCGATGGCCGCATCCAGGCGATCGGCGACTATGCCGAGCTGGCCCCGCAGCTGCCCGCCGGCATCGAGCAGGTCGACTATGCCGGCAAGCTGATGATGCCCGGCTTCATCGACAGCCACGTGCACTACGTGCAGCTCGATATCATGGCCTCCTACGGCCGCCAGCTGCTCGACTGGCTCAACGAGTACACCTTCCCAGAGGAGTGCCGCTTTGCCGAGCGCGCCCACGCCGAGAATGTCGCCGAGGCATTCCTCGACGAGCAGCTGCGAGTCGGCACCACCACCGCCCAGGTGTTCTGCACCTCGCACCCGGTGTCGGTGGACACCTTCTTCGCCGCCGCCCGGCGCCGCGGCCTGCGCATGCTGGCCGGCAAGGTGCTGATGGACCGCCACGCCCCCGAGGCGCTGACCGACAGCGTCGAGAGCGGCGTACGCGACAGCGAGCGGCTGATCGGCGACTGGCACGGCAAGGACCGCCTCGGCTATACGCTGACGCCGCGTTTCGCGCCGACCTCCAGTGCGGCGCAGCTGGATACCGTGGGCGGCATCCTGCGCACCGCGCCGGATCTGCACCTGCAGACGCATCTATCGGAGAACAAGGGCGAGATCGACTGGGTCGCCGAGCTGTTTCCCGACTGCCGCGACTATCTCGGCGTCTACGAGCGCTACGGCCTGGTGGGGCCGCGCAGCACCTTCGCCCACGGCATCCACCTAGACCAGCCGATGCGCAACCGGCTGGCCGCCGCCGGCGCCAATATCGCCTTCTGCCCGACCTCCAACCTGTTCCTGGGCAGCGGGCTGTTCGACCGCCTGGCGTGCCGCGACGCCGGTCTCAACACCACCCTGGCCAGCGACGTCGGCGGCGGCACCGACCTGTCGGGCCTGGCCACCCTCAAGGCGGCCTACCAGGTCGGCCAGCTGCTCGGCCAGCCGCTGACCGCCTGGCAGGGCTTCTACCGCCTGACCCTGGGCAACGCCCGGGCGCTGCACCTCGACACCCACATCGGTAGCCTGCGCCAGGGCAAGGAGGCCGACATCGTGGTCCTCGACCCCGCCGCCACCCCGCTGCTGGCCCGCCGCAGCGCCAGGACCCGCAACCTCGCCGAGCAGCTGTTCGCGCTGATGATGCTCGGCGACGACCGCAGCGTCTATGCCACCTGGGCCAACGGTGAATGTGTGCACCAGCGCGACGCCGCCTCTACGCCCTGA
- a CDS encoding xanthine dehydrogenase accessory protein XdhC produces MPWHAALHALQREAQPHALASVVGAAGSTPREPGAKMVITEDAVHDTLGGGTFEFQVIACAREALARGESGTRLEAFPLGGRSGQCCGGYVHVLIELFASAEMQVAVFGAGHVGQALVGLLAPLAWRVDWFDSRDDVFPAQQQPRLAKHHAPDPAAAVATLPRGCHALVMTHDHGEDCALVDALLARGDCASIGLIGSHSKWASFQRRLRDAGHAQARLEREVRCPIGVTGAKGKLPYEIALSVVTELLTLKPGVEHDDRRGVAPDTLRKAFAPPTDE; encoded by the coding sequence CTGCCCTGGCACGCCGCGCTGCACGCGCTGCAGCGCGAGGCGCAGCCCCACGCCCTGGCCAGCGTGGTCGGCGCGGCGGGCTCCACGCCCCGCGAGCCCGGCGCCAAGATGGTGATCACCGAGGACGCCGTGCACGACACCCTGGGTGGCGGCACCTTCGAGTTCCAGGTCATCGCCTGCGCCCGCGAGGCGCTGGCCCGCGGCGAATCGGGCACCCGCCTCGAGGCCTTTCCCCTCGGCGGGCGCAGCGGCCAGTGCTGCGGCGGCTATGTGCACGTGCTGATCGAGCTGTTCGCCAGCGCCGAGATGCAGGTCGCGGTGTTCGGTGCCGGCCACGTCGGCCAGGCACTGGTCGGCCTGCTCGCCCCGCTGGCGTGGCGCGTGGACTGGTTCGACAGCCGCGACGACGTCTTCCCCGCACAGCAGCAGCCGCGCCTGGCAAAGCACCACGCGCCGGACCCGGCGGCGGCGGTGGCCACGCTGCCCCGCGGCTGCCATGCGCTGGTGATGACCCACGACCACGGCGAGGACTGTGCGCTGGTCGATGCCCTGCTGGCCCGTGGCGACTGCGCCTCCATCGGCCTGATCGGCTCGCACAGCAAGTGGGCCAGCTTCCAGCGCCGCCTGCGCGACGCCGGCCATGCACAGGCGCGCCTGGAACGCGAGGTACGCTGCCCGATCGGGGTGACCGGCGCCAAGGGCAAGCTGCCCTACGAGATCGCGCTATCGGTAGTGACCGAGCTGCTGACGCTCAAGCCTGGCGTAGAACACGACGATCGCCGCGGCGTTGCCCCGGACACCCTGCGCAAGGCATTTGCGCCACCGACGGACGAATGA
- a CDS encoding xanthine dehydrogenase molybdopterin binding subunit, whose amino-acid sequence MRTLTDISPASVKARADQQGRNKGDGPLARDISDVSRQGAAGASRAHESAIKHVTGRAAYIDDLQAPADTLHVALGLSPVAHGRLTRLDLEKVKAAPGVVDVITIVDVPGHTDIGPVFPGDPIFADDEISYVGQCLFAVAADSHQAARRAVTLAEIEIDEQPASLDPVAAAQREEFVRPTHVQQSGDWQAALDGAAHVIDSEQFVGGQEHFYLEGQACLVQPTEDEGVIVHTSNQHPSETQKLVAEVLDIPFHAVTVEMRRMGGGFGGKETQASPWACIAAIIARRTGRTTRVRLPRAEDMRATGKRHPFHNRYTLGFDAQGVLQGGDISVIGDCGYSPDLSEAIVDRAMFHADNAYSLGRARVTGQRAKTHTASNTAFRGFGGPQGMMIIEAAMDDIARRLGEDPLTIRKRNLYRAAEEHGIKRDVTHYGQPVEQLGLLHDLIAQLEQSSDYWARREAITAHNAGNPIIKKGLALTPVKFGISFTAKHLNQAGALLHVYTDGSVMINHGGTEMGQGLHTKVCQVVARELGLDLEQVRITATRTDKVPNTSPTAASSGADLNGQAARDASLRLKERLFDFAAEHFGTDRGGLDREGMRLEGGELIAGSGEAECRIPWGELVQAAYLSRISLSEKGFYSTPLIHYDRETAKGRPFYYYAFGAAVAEVSVDTLSGEYQVDRVDILHDVGDSLNPAIDIGQVEGGFIQGMGWLTSEELKWNDAGRLVSDGPATYKIPAFGDLPPLFNVELMQGHPNSQASIYRSKAVGEPPFMLGIAVWSALRDALSSLADYRQCPRLDTPATPERVLMAAEALRHAAKAQEADRGPA is encoded by the coding sequence ATGCGTACGCTCACTGATATTTCGCCCGCTTCCGTCAAGGCACGCGCCGACCAGCAGGGCCGCAACAAGGGCGATGGCCCGCTGGCCCGTGATATCAGCGACGTCAGCCGCCAGGGAGCGGCGGGCGCGAGCCGCGCCCACGAAAGTGCCATCAAGCACGTCACCGGCCGCGCCGCCTATATCGACGACCTCCAGGCCCCGGCGGATACCCTGCACGTGGCGCTGGGGCTATCACCGGTGGCCCACGGCCGCCTGACCCGCCTCGACCTGGAAAAGGTCAAGGCCGCCCCCGGCGTGGTCGATGTGATCACCATCGTCGACGTGCCCGGCCATACCGATATCGGCCCGGTGTTTCCCGGCGACCCGATCTTCGCCGACGACGAGATCAGCTACGTAGGCCAGTGCCTGTTCGCGGTGGCTGCCGACAGCCACCAGGCGGCGCGCCGCGCCGTGACCCTGGCCGAGATCGAGATCGACGAGCAGCCGGCCAGCCTCGACCCGGTGGCCGCCGCCCAGCGTGAAGAGTTCGTGCGCCCCACCCACGTGCAGCAGAGCGGCGACTGGCAGGCGGCGCTGGACGGCGCGGCCCACGTGATCGACAGCGAGCAGTTCGTCGGCGGCCAGGAGCACTTCTACCTCGAGGGCCAGGCCTGCCTGGTACAGCCCACCGAGGACGAGGGGGTGATCGTGCACACCTCCAACCAGCACCCCAGCGAGACCCAGAAGCTGGTCGCCGAGGTGCTCGACATTCCCTTCCACGCCGTTACCGTGGAGATGCGCCGCATGGGCGGCGGCTTCGGCGGCAAGGAGACCCAGGCATCGCCGTGGGCCTGCATCGCCGCGATCATCGCGCGGCGCACCGGGCGCACCACGCGCGTACGCCTGCCGCGTGCCGAGGACATGCGCGCCACCGGCAAGCGCCACCCCTTCCATAACCGCTACACGCTCGGCTTCGATGCCCAGGGCGTGCTGCAGGGCGGCGACATCAGCGTCATCGGCGACTGCGGCTACTCGCCGGATCTTTCCGAGGCGATCGTCGACCGCGCCATGTTCCACGCCGACAACGCCTACTCATTGGGCCGCGCGCGGGTCACCGGCCAGCGGGCCAAGACCCATACCGCCTCCAACACCGCCTTCCGCGGCTTCGGCGGCCCCCAGGGCATGATGATCATCGAGGCGGCCATGGACGATATTGCCCGGCGCCTCGGCGAGGACCCGCTGACGATTCGCAAGCGCAACCTCTATCGCGCCGCCGAGGAGCACGGCATCAAGCGCGACGTGACCCACTATGGCCAGCCGGTGGAGCAGCTCGGCCTGCTGCACGACCTGATCGCCCAGCTTGAGCAGAGCAGCGACTACTGGGCGCGCCGTGAGGCCATCACTGCCCACAACGCCGGCAACCCGATCATCAAGAAGGGCCTGGCGCTGACGCCGGTGAAGTTCGGCATCTCGTTTACCGCCAAGCACCTCAACCAGGCCGGTGCCCTGCTCCACGTCTATACCGACGGCAGCGTGATGATCAACCACGGCGGCACCGAGATGGGCCAGGGCCTGCACACCAAGGTGTGCCAGGTGGTGGCCCGCGAGCTGGGCCTCGACCTGGAGCAGGTGCGCATCACCGCCACGCGCACTGACAAGGTGCCCAACACATCGCCCACCGCAGCCTCCAGCGGCGCCGACCTCAACGGCCAGGCCGCCCGTGATGCCAGCCTCAGGCTCAAGGAGCGGCTGTTCGACTTCGCCGCCGAGCATTTCGGCACCGACCGCGGCGGCCTCGACCGCGAGGGCATGCGCCTGGAGGGCGGCGAGCTGATCGCCGGCAGCGGCGAGGCCGAGTGCCGTATCCCCTGGGGCGAGCTGGTGCAGGCCGCCTATCTATCGCGCATCTCGCTGTCGGAGAAGGGCTTTTACTCCACGCCGCTGATCCACTACGACCGCGAGACTGCCAAGGGCCGGCCGTTCTACTACTACGCGTTTGGCGCCGCGGTGGCCGAAGTCAGCGTCGATACCCTGAGCGGCGAGTACCAGGTCGACCGGGTCGATATCCTCCACGACGTCGGCGACTCGCTGAACCCGGCCATCGATATTGGCCAGGTTGAGGGTGGCTTCATCCAGGGCATGGGCTGGCTGACCAGCGAGGAGCTAAAGTGGAACGACGCCGGCCGGCTGGTCAGCGACGGCCCCGCGACCTACAAGATCCCCGCCTTCGGCGATCTGCCGCCGCTGTTCAACGTCGAGCTGATGCAGGGTCACCCCAACTCCCAGGCCAGCATCTACCGCTCCAAGGCGGTCGGCGAGCCGCCGTTCATGCTCGGCATTGCGGTGTGGTCGGCGCTGCGCGACGCGCTGTCGAGCCTTGCCGACTATCGCCAGTGCCCGCGGCTGGACACCCCGGCCACGCCGGAGCGGGTCTTGATGGCCGCCGAGGCGCTGCGTCACGCCGCCAAGGCGCAAGAGGCCGATCGTGGACCGGCCTGA